The sequence below is a genomic window from Kitasatospora kifunensis.
TAGTCCTGCAGGCGGATCTCCACCCGGTCGGCCAGCCCCGCGGCGGCCACCCGCTCGCGCGCCAGCGCCACCTGCTCGGCGGAGATGCTCACCCCGACCGCGGTGACGCCGTAGTGCTGGGCCGCGTGCAGCACCAGCGAGCCCCAGCCGCAGCCGACGTCCAGCAGGCGCATCCCGGGGCGCAGGCCCAGCTTGCGGCAGATCAGGTCGAGCTTGGCCGCCTGGGCGTCCTCCAGGCTCTTGCCCTCAGGCGTCCAGTAGGCGCAGGAGTAGACCATCGAACTGCCGAGCACCAGGCGGTAGAAGTCGTTGCCGACGTCGTAGTGGTGGCTGATCGCGGCCCGGTCGCGGCGCCGGCTGTGCAGCCGGCCCACGGGGCGGGCCTCCTCGGCAGGCAGGGCGGGCTGCGGGCCCAGCGCGCCGATCCTGGCCAGCACCGCCACCGCCCGGCGCCCCGCGGGGCCGGCCAGCTCGCCCAGGCCCAGCTGCAGCTCGCGCACCTCAGGACGCTCGACGAAGTGCGCCACCTCGGTCAGCACGGTGTAGAGGTCCTCACCGGGGCCGAGGTCCAGATCGCCGGAGACGTAGGCACGCACCAGGCCGAGCTCGCCCGGGGACCAGAGCAACCGCCGCAGTGCCCGGCGGTTGCGCAGCAGCAGCACCGGTGCCTGCGGCGCCCCCGCGACGCTGCCGTCCCAGGCCTGCAGCCGGAACGGCAGCCGGGTGCCGATCAAGTCCTCCAGCGCACCGACGAGCTGCTGGGCGATCTGTGCCATCAGTGAACCTCCGCGCAACCGAGTGGACAGCGCTCGCCTGGAGGCTGTCCCGTGAGCCGAACCGGTAGCCGTGCAGCGGGACGCTCCAGCCAATCCAGTCGGCCTCACCCGGCCACGGCGGCGCGCCGAAACCGGGGATGCCGTCACCCGAATGACGAAGCGGACCCCTTCGATCAAACAACCGAAGAGGTCCGCGCATGCCGCTTTTTAAGAAATTGGTTCGTGCTCTTTGACGTACCGTCCTGACGGCCGGTCAGCCCGGGTCCGAGGACCGGTCAGTCCTCCTCCGCCAGGGTCAGCTCGATGCCGCCGGTGAAGCCCGCCGCCGCGTTGTAGATGAACGCCGCCAGCGTGCAGAGCGCGGTCAGCAGGATCACGTCCACCACCGCGATCAGCGAGGTGTAGGTGAGCACCTTGCCGAAGCCGACGTAGTCCATGATGTTGATGCCGCTGCTGTTACCGCCGGTACCCGAACCGGTGGCGTCCTTCAGCATGTTGCCCACCGAGCTGAAGACGCCCAGCGAGTCCAGCACGCCCCACAGCACCGCGGCGGCCACGATCATGATGATGCCGATCGCCAGCGACAGCAGGAAGCTGACCTTCATCACCGACCACGGGTCGGCCTTGGTCACCCGCAGCCGCGCCTTGCGGGTGCGGCCCGGCACGCCGGCGGGCGCCGCCGGAGCGGCGGGAGCCTGCGCGGGACGCCGCGGTGCCCCACCACTCTGCGGGGCACCGGGGCCCTGCGGGGCGCCGGGTCCGGTCCGGGTACCGCGCGGCGGGGTCGGCTGCCCCTTGGTGTACGTGGTCGGCTGCGAGTAGCCGCTGCCACCCTGCGCCGGTGCTCCCGGCGGCGGGGAGGGAGCGGGCTGGTAACCGCCGCCCGAGCCCACCGAGGACATCAGCGAGGTGGACGCAGCCGGGTGCTCGGTCGGCGGCTGCGGTACACCTCCGTACGGCGCACCGCCCGGCGCGGCACCTCCCGCAGCACCCGTGGTCCCACTCACTCTGGTCCTCCCAGTTTCCCGCCGGGGGCGCGCTCTACGCCCCGGTCGACACTCCACTGTGCGGTATCAAGCTGAGAAGCCCGAAACCGGGGCGGACCGGCACTCCACGCCTGAGGCGGGAGTGCCGGCTGCCCGATGTACGTCAGCCCAGGTCAGCGGCGTCGTCATCCGACGGCGCGGGGTCGGCCACAGCCTCGGCCGTGCCCTGCACCACACCCTCGTCGGCGACCTGCGCCCCGTCCTCGGCCAGATCCTCGGCCCCGTCCTCGTCCTCCGCCTCCGCGTTGCGGGCCATGCCCACCACCGCGTCGCGCTTTCCGAGGTTGATCAGTTGGACGCCCATGGTGTCACGTCCGGTTTCACGAACACCGGAAACCCTGGTCCGGATCACTCCACCCGAGAGAGTGATGGCCATGATCTCGTCGCTCTCCTCGACCACCAACGCGCCCACCAGCGAGCCTCGGCCCTCGACGATCTTCGCCGCCTTGGTGCCGAAACCGCCGCGGCCCTGGATCCGGTACTCGTCCACCGAGGTCCGCTTGGCGTAGCCGCCGTCGGTGGCGGTGAAGACGAAGGTCCCGGGCCGCACCACGTTCATCGAGAGCAGCTCGTCGTCCTCGCGGAAGGCCATGCCCTTCACCCCGGAGGTGGCCCGGCTCATCGGACGCAGCGCCTCGTCGGTGGCGGTGAAGCGGATCGACTGGGCCTTCTTGGAGACCAGCAGCAGGTCGTCCTCGGCCGAGACCAGCTCGGCCCCGATCAGCTCGTCGTCCCGGCCGTTCTCGTCGGTGCGCAGGTTGATCGCGATCAGACCACCCGAGCGCGGCGAGTCGTAGTCCTTCAGGTGCGACTTCTTGACCAGGCCCTCGCGGGTGGCCAGCACCAGGTACGGCTTGTCCTCGTAGGTGCGCACCGCCATCACCTGGGTGATGTGCTCCTCCGGCTGGAAGGCCAGCAGGTTGGCCACGTGCTGGCCGCGGGCGTCGCGACCGGCGTCGGGCAGTTCGTAGCCCTTGGCCCGGTAGACCCGGCCCTTGTTGGTGAAGAACAGGATCCAGTTGTGCGTGGTGGTCACGAAGAAGTGGTCGACGATGTCGTCCTGCTTCAGCTGCGCGCCGCGCACCCCCTTGCCGCCGCGCTTCTGCGAGCGGTAGAGGTCGGAGCGGGTGCGCTTGACGTAGCCGCCACG
It includes:
- a CDS encoding SAM-dependent methyltransferase yields the protein MAQIAQQLVGALEDLIGTRLPFRLQAWDGSVAGAPQAPVLLLRNRRALRRLLWSPGELGLVRAYVSGDLDLGPGEDLYTVLTEVAHFVERPEVRELQLGLGELAGPAGRRAVAVLARIGALGPQPALPAEEARPVGRLHSRRRDRAAISHHYDVGNDFYRLVLGSSMVYSCAYWTPEGKSLEDAQAAKLDLICRKLGLRPGMRLLDVGCGWGSLVLHAAQHYGVTAVGVSISAEQVALARERVAAAGLADRVEIRLQDYREITDGPYDAISSVGMAEHVGSEQYLVYAGGLYELLVPGGRLLNHQIARRPTRRGEVYRSSPFISRYVFPDGELAPVGNTVQLLEEAGFEVRDVEALREHYALTLREWVANLEAAWPQAVRLVGRGRARVWRLYMAASALAFEENRIGVNQVLAVRTTTSGDSRLPATREQWLAPAEHPEDGPRSPELHVAIAGSNGGEGMDLGDRPSVR
- a CDS encoding DUF3566 domain-containing protein, whose amino-acid sequence is MSGTTGAAGGAAPGGAPYGGVPQPPTEHPAASTSLMSSVGSGGGYQPAPSPPPGAPAQGGSGYSQPTTYTKGQPTPPRGTRTGPGAPQGPGAPQSGGAPRRPAQAPAAPAAPAGVPGRTRKARLRVTKADPWSVMKVSFLLSLAIGIIMIVAAAVLWGVLDSLGVFSSVGNMLKDATGSGTGGNSSGINIMDYVGFGKVLTYTSLIAVVDVILLTALCTLAAFIYNAAAGFTGGIELTLAEED